One Oscillatoria salina IIICB1 genomic region harbors:
- a CDS encoding DUF2079 domain-containing protein, whose product MKWQKQPATKAVILVAIAFFLLTLTISLHRYYSLYSNTDHGIFNQVFWNSSHGKLFQSSLSSSLSTNVQHNDELPTVYYQRLGQHFTPALLLFVPIYALFPSPATLNVLQVILLTAAGLVLYLFAREYLQPNLAAMVTISYYAANAVMGPSLGNFFDLCQIPLYVFSLLLAKEKRWWWLFWLLIIFSLAVREDTGVILFSIGVYWVLSKRSVQLGLAVCTVSLVYMIIVTNFVMPLFSEDIFKRFTIERFGQFAEGEEASTLEIFWGMISNPWRLMVEFVTPWGRKIQYLLGHWLPVAFIPAISPATWTLTAFPLTQLFLQQGDSPLSINIRYAVAVVPGVFYGTIIWWSQHQEKFQPRIRRFWAFCLVLSLFFTLTSNPHRALFFLVPDSIDPWIYKPLTVQWQHVDKVSSLLEKIEPDASISVTRFILPKLSSRRVILRFPDFQYRDDNQEVGAVDYVLVDLWQVEYEAIFESRREELKDRIDEIEKLRADEDYALIGFTEGVVLLQKSVTPKLEAETRWQSYQEKIAKILSEFGETGD is encoded by the coding sequence ATGAAATGGCAAAAACAACCAGCAACCAAAGCAGTAATTCTCGTAGCGATCGCGTTTTTTCTCTTAACCCTAACTATCTCACTTCATCGCTACTACAGCTTATACAGCAATACCGATCACGGCATTTTCAATCAAGTATTTTGGAATAGTAGCCACGGCAAACTTTTCCAAAGTTCCCTTTCTTCCTCCCTATCTACTAACGTTCAACACAACGACGAACTTCCCACAGTTTATTATCAACGTCTCGGACAACATTTTACACCAGCACTCTTGCTTTTTGTGCCGATTTATGCGCTCTTTCCATCACCAGCAACCTTAAATGTTTTGCAAGTAATCTTGCTTACTGCTGCGGGCTTAGTTTTATATCTTTTCGCCAGAGAATATCTTCAACCCAATCTAGCAGCAATGGTAACAATTAGCTATTATGCAGCTAATGCCGTCATGGGGCCGAGTTTAGGTAACTTTTTCGATTTGTGTCAAATCCCGCTTTATGTATTTAGCTTATTATTAGCCAAAGAAAAACGCTGGTGGTGGTTATTTTGGCTGCTAATAATTTTCAGTTTAGCGGTGCGAGAAGATACAGGCGTAATTTTATTTAGTATTGGTGTATATTGGGTTTTAAGTAAGCGTTCCGTGCAACTAGGTTTAGCCGTTTGTACAGTTAGTTTGGTTTATATGATAATTGTTACTAATTTCGTCATGCCGCTATTTTCTGAGGACATTTTTAAGCGGTTTACGATCGAAAGATTCGGGCAATTTGCGGAAGGAGAAGAAGCTTCGACACTAGAAATTTTCTGGGGAATGATTAGTAATCCCTGGCGATTAATGGTAGAATTCGTAACTCCCTGGGGACGAAAAATTCAGTATTTACTAGGTCATTGGCTACCCGTAGCTTTTATTCCTGCTATTTCTCCCGCTACCTGGACTTTAACAGCATTTCCTCTGACACAATTATTTTTACAACAAGGAGATTCTCCTTTGTCAATTAATATTCGCTATGCCGTGGCAGTAGTTCCGGGAGTATTTTATGGGACAATTATTTGGTGGTCGCAACATCAAGAAAAGTTTCAGCCAAGAATTAGGCGTTTTTGGGCATTTTGCCTGGTGCTTTCTTTATTTTTTACCTTGACTTCTAATCCTCATCGAGCGTTATTTTTTCTTGTCCCCGATTCAATCGATCCTTGGATTTATAAACCTTTGACAGTGCAATGGCAGCACGTCGATAAAGTTAGCTCCTTGCTAGAGAAAATAGAGCCAGATGCTAGCATTTCAGTCACTAGATTTATTTTGCCCAAACTTTCCAGTCGTCGTGTAATTTTACGGTTTCCAGATTTCCAGTATCGAGACGATAATCAAGAAGTGGGTGCAGTAGATTATGTGTTAGTGGATTTGTGGCAGGTAGAATACGAAGCCATTTTTGAGAGCAGGCGTGAGGAATTAAAAGATAGAATTGATGAGATTGAAAAATTGAGAGCAGATGAAGATTATGCCCTAATTGGCTTTACTGAAGGTGTAGTTTTATTGCAAAAATCAGTTACACCAAAGCTAGAAGCTGAAACAAGATGGCAGAGTTATCAAGAAAAAATTGCGAAAATTTTGTCGGAATTTGGAGAAACTGGGGATTGA
- a CDS encoding glycosyltransferase family 4 protein, with amino-acid sequence MRILVLAWEFPPRIVGGIARHVAELYPELVKLGHEVHLITVECGDAARYEEVEGIKVHRVPVTQGDNFFHWVVNMNESMGTHGGKLILEEGPFDLLHAHDWLVADAAIALKHTFKIPLIATIHATEYGRHNGIHNDTQGYIHSQEYQLAFNAWRVIVCTSYMRQEVERALDTPWDKIDVVYNGIRPEKKELDPQFDYWSFRRRFAADDEKIVYYVGRITYEKGIQVLLNAAPKVLWDLQNQVKFVIIGGGNTDYLKRQAFALGIWEKCYFTGFMPEPDLDKFQTVADCAVFPSLYEPFGIVALESFAARVPVVVSDSCGFPEVVRHTKTGVVTHANNPQSVAWGILQVLQNPDYAQWLVENAYEDLERRFSWVKIAKRTEEIYRQVLAERNQVEW; translated from the coding sequence ATGAGAATTCTAGTGCTAGCGTGGGAATTTCCACCCCGCATTGTCGGGGGAATTGCTCGTCATGTGGCGGAGTTGTATCCAGAGTTGGTGAAATTGGGGCATGAAGTTCACTTAATCACGGTGGAGTGCGGCGATGCGGCTCGTTATGAAGAGGTAGAAGGAATCAAAGTGCATCGGGTTCCCGTGACTCAGGGCGATAATTTTTTCCACTGGGTGGTAAATATGAATGAAAGCATGGGTACTCATGGGGGTAAGTTAATTTTAGAAGAAGGACCGTTTGATTTGCTCCACGCCCATGATTGGTTAGTTGCGGATGCGGCGATCGCGCTGAAGCATACTTTCAAGATTCCTCTAATTGCCACAATTCATGCTACGGAATATGGTCGTCATAATGGTATTCACAATGACACTCAAGGTTATATTCACTCTCAAGAATATCAGCTTGCTTTTAATGCTTGGCGAGTAATTGTTTGTACTTCTTATATGCGCCAGGAAGTGGAACGAGCGCTGGATACTCCTTGGGATAAAATTGATGTGGTTTACAATGGTATTCGCCCGGAGAAAAAGGAACTCGATCCTCAATTTGACTATTGGAGTTTCCGTCGTCGCTTTGCTGCTGATGATGAAAAAATTGTTTATTATGTTGGTCGGATTACTTACGAAAAAGGCATTCAGGTACTTTTAAATGCTGCCCCGAAGGTGCTTTGGGATCTACAAAATCAGGTGAAGTTTGTGATTATTGGTGGTGGCAATACTGATTATTTGAAACGCCAAGCTTTTGCTTTAGGTATTTGGGAAAAATGCTATTTTACTGGTTTTATGCCGGAACCAGATTTAGATAAGTTTCAAACTGTGGCTGATTGTGCGGTTTTTCCCAGTCTTTATGAACCTTTTGGGATTGTTGCTTTGGAAAGTTTTGCCGCGCGGGTTCCTGTGGTTGTTTCTGATAGTTGCGGTTTTCCGGAGGTGGTACGACATACGAAAACTGGGGTTGTAACTCATGCAAATAATCCCCAATCTGTGGCTTGGGGGATTTTACAAGTGTTGCAAAATCCTGATTATGCTCAATGGTTGGTTGAGAATGCTTATGAAGATTTAGAAAGACGTTTTAGTTGGGTGAAAATTGCCAAACGTACTGAAGAAATTTATCGTCAAGTTTTGGCGGAACGCAATCAGGTTGAATGGTAG
- a CDS encoding glycosyltransferase family protein has product MAIAQLHQFFIKPTTKLSHPRAIFWLSLSLTFAAIYAILALQKAFSSEYVVQDDARQHVFWMLRFLDSELFPHDLIADYFQSVAPAGYTLLYRLAAELGINPLWLNKILPLILGLITTSYCFALCLEMLPIPMTGFIASLLFNQTIWYKDDLISGTPRAFIYPLLFAFLYYLARNSLLPCLVAIALLDLFYPQGVFLAAGLLFLRLLKSGWRRNWRENKIYWWGLVVAFLVMLPYALASSDFAPVVTVAQAKQMPEFLDDGRSEFFHDNAWYFYISGGRSGMFPRSLFTPVTLLVGLFLPVLVKFSAKFPLVKQLKSPILLLPQLLLASVGMFILAHIFLFKLHLPGRYTGYTFRIIIALATGIALTIILDRILLWAQTKAKNSQLRIAIAFIFTFFLGISLIFYTNTSNDFPITKYKTGEFPGLYTYLQQQPKDILIASLANEADNIPSFAQRSILVSREYAIPYHLGYYNQYRQRVIDLIKAHYSTNWDEIAAFIEKYNIDFWVIDDSAFTAEFLRDRNWIEQYKPITQQTINRLQKGETPLLAKLQSSCAVFTEDNLTVIDSKCILKYRQN; this is encoded by the coding sequence ATGGCGATCGCGCAATTACATCAGTTTTTCATTAAACCGACAACTAAACTATCTCATCCGCGCGCAATTTTTTGGTTGAGTTTGAGCTTGACATTCGCAGCTATTTATGCAATCTTAGCCTTACAAAAAGCTTTTAGTAGTGAATATGTAGTTCAAGATGATGCGAGACAGCACGTTTTTTGGATGTTACGCTTTCTCGATTCAGAATTATTTCCTCACGATCTAATTGCCGATTATTTTCAGTCGGTAGCTCCGGCAGGTTATACTCTTTTGTATCGTTTAGCAGCCGAATTGGGGATAAATCCTCTGTGGTTGAATAAAATTTTACCGCTAATTTTAGGTTTAATTACTACCAGTTATTGTTTTGCCCTTTGTCTGGAAATGTTACCCATACCCATGACGGGTTTTATTGCTAGTTTGCTATTCAATCAAACAATTTGGTATAAAGACGATCTGATTTCCGGTACGCCAAGAGCATTTATCTATCCTTTATTGTTCGCCTTTTTATATTATTTAGCAAGAAATTCTTTACTACCTTGTTTAGTCGCGATCGCACTTTTGGATTTATTCTATCCTCAAGGAGTTTTCTTAGCTGCTGGTTTGTTATTCCTACGCTTGCTAAAATCCGGTTGGCGGCGAAATTGGCGCGAAAATAAAATTTATTGGTGGGGATTAGTAGTTGCTTTCCTGGTCATGTTACCTTATGCTTTAGCTAGCTCAGATTTTGCCCCTGTAGTTACTGTCGCCCAAGCAAAACAAATGCCAGAATTTCTTGACGATGGGCGATCGGAATTTTTTCACGACAATGCTTGGTATTTTTACATTTCCGGAGGGCGTAGCGGGATGTTTCCGCGATCGCTATTTACACCTGTAACTTTGCTTGTAGGTTTATTCTTACCTGTTTTAGTTAAATTTTCCGCTAAATTTCCCCTTGTCAAGCAGCTTAAATCCCCAATTTTGCTCTTACCGCAACTGCTGCTAGCATCAGTAGGAATGTTTATTCTCGCCCATATTTTTCTCTTCAAATTGCATCTTCCCGGACGCTATACTGGTTATACTTTTCGGATTATTATTGCCTTAGCTACGGGAATCGCTTTGACAATTATTCTTGATAGAATTCTACTTTGGGCGCAAACAAAAGCGAAAAATTCTCAATTAAGAATCGCGATCGCATTTATCTTTACTTTCTTCCTCGGAATTAGCTTAATTTTCTATACCAACACTAGCAACGATTTTCCAATTACCAAATATAAAACAGGCGAATTTCCCGGATTATACACCTACTTACAACAGCAACCCAAAGATATTCTCATCGCCTCCCTTGCCAACGAAGCCGACAACATTCCCAGCTTTGCTCAAAGATCGATTTTAGTAAGTCGTGAATACGCAATTCCCTACCATTTAGGCTACTACAATCAATACCGTCAGCGAGTAATCGACTTAATTAAAGCTCATTATAGTACCAACTGGGACGAAATAGCAGCTTTCATAGAAAAATATAACATCGACTTTTGGGTTATTGATGACTCAGCATTTACAGCCGAATTTTTACGCGATCGCAACTGGATCGAACAATATAAACCAATAACTCAGCAAACCATAAATCGCCTTCAAAAAGGAGAAACACCTTTATTAGCAAAATTACAATCTTCTTGCGCAGTTTTCACTGAAGATAATTTAACAGTAATCGACAGCAAATGTATCCTCAAATACAGACAAAATTAA
- a CDS encoding lysylphosphatidylglycerol synthase transmembrane domain-containing protein codes for MKRLISLAVSLVILAIIYGKIDFQGLIEVLENCNLWWLLISLGMVIPLTTFTAWRLQQLMPKKARLGFGEANRLILAASVLNMILPSKMGDIAKAYFLKQRGHLAGGLALSLVVFEKACDLLSLLLWCAFGLLLYPQKDWLFWLMTACVAGGFIVGVLLLSYRSFADVFFLVARSIAPQKSLRLKLQKLQSSWREMHAYFWRDKKQLLKVSLTSIFIWFLHLLQIWLFILTLNAWTPFLANLALSPLAILAGLLPLTFAGVGTRDAALIAFYEPYFAATTAAALGILCTSRYLLPAIGGLPFLGQYLPRLRQLKSK; via the coding sequence ATGAAACGTTTAATTTCTTTGGCAGTTAGCTTGGTAATTCTCGCAATAATTTATGGTAAAATTGACTTCCAAGGCTTAATTGAAGTCTTAGAAAACTGTAACTTATGGTGGTTGCTAATTAGTTTGGGAATGGTAATTCCGTTAACTACATTTACCGCTTGGCGATTGCAACAATTAATGCCGAAAAAGGCGAGATTAGGTTTTGGTGAAGCCAATCGCTTAATCCTCGCAGCTAGCGTATTAAACATGATTTTGCCTTCCAAAATGGGCGACATTGCTAAAGCTTATTTTCTGAAGCAAAGGGGACATTTAGCAGGTGGTTTAGCTTTATCGCTGGTAGTCTTTGAAAAAGCTTGCGATTTACTTTCTTTATTGCTGTGGTGTGCTTTTGGTTTGCTATTATATCCCCAAAAAGATTGGTTATTTTGGTTGATGACTGCTTGTGTCGCTGGCGGTTTTATAGTTGGGGTATTATTACTAAGTTATCGCTCTTTCGCCGATGTATTCTTTTTGGTAGCAAGAAGTATTGCACCCCAGAAAAGTTTGCGGTTAAAATTACAAAAATTGCAATCTTCTTGGCGAGAAATGCACGCTTATTTCTGGCGCGACAAAAAGCAGTTATTGAAAGTGAGTTTAACCTCGATTTTTATTTGGTTTTTACATTTACTTCAAATTTGGTTATTTATTCTCACCTTAAATGCTTGGACTCCTTTTCTAGCTAATTTAGCCCTTTCTCCTCTAGCAATTTTAGCAGGTTTGTTGCCTTTAACTTTTGCTGGTGTCGGGACTCGCGATGCGGCTTTAATTGCTTTTTACGAACCTTATTTTGCAGCAACCACGGCTGCGGCTTTGGGAATACTTTGTACTTCTCGTTATCTGCTACCTGCGATTGGTGGTTTGCCTTTTTTAGGGCAATATTTACCAAGGTTGCGTCAGTTGAAATCTAAGTAA
- a CDS encoding glycosyltransferase family 2 protein, translating to MKLIIQIPCYNEETSLGITLQELPRQLPGIDVIEWLVIDDGSSDRTVEVAKAYGVDRIISFPSNQGLAKAFMAGLEASLQAGADIIVNTDADNQYCADDIPTLIKPILHQQAEIVIGARPIQKIRHFSPIKKLLQKLGSWVVRLASNTKIPDAPSGFRAFSREAAMQVNVFNSYTYTLETIIQAGQKGIAITSVPIRVNPMLRKSRLVKSIPSYVRRSLFTILRIFMLYKPMRFFFILGSIPFSLGFLLGIRWLIYFFLGTERTRIPSLILTAILILIGFQLWMFGLVADLMAANRRLLEDIQLRLRRQNADDNQNKLV from the coding sequence ATGAAACTAATTATCCAAATTCCTTGCTATAACGAGGAAACTTCCCTAGGGATAACCTTACAAGAATTACCGAGACAGTTACCCGGTATAGATGTTATTGAGTGGTTAGTTATTGACGACGGTAGTAGCGATCGCACAGTCGAGGTTGCTAAAGCTTATGGTGTAGATCGTATTATCAGTTTTCCCTCAAATCAAGGACTAGCAAAAGCATTTATGGCTGGATTAGAAGCTTCTTTGCAAGCTGGTGCGGATATAATTGTTAATACCGATGCCGATAATCAATATTGTGCTGACGATATTCCCACATTAATTAAACCTATTCTCCACCAACAAGCCGAAATTGTCATTGGTGCCAGACCCATCCAAAAAATTCGTCATTTTTCCCCAATTAAAAAGTTACTGCAAAAATTAGGTAGTTGGGTAGTTCGCCTCGCTAGTAATACTAAAATACCAGATGCGCCAAGCGGATTTCGCGCTTTTAGTCGAGAAGCCGCAATGCAAGTTAATGTTTTCAATAGCTACACTTATACTTTAGAAACTATTATTCAAGCAGGACAAAAAGGAATTGCGATAACCTCCGTACCAATTCGAGTTAATCCGATGTTACGGAAATCGCGCCTAGTTAAAAGTATACCCTCATACGTCCGGCGATCGCTATTTACCATCCTCCGCATCTTTATGCTTTACAAACCGATGCGGTTTTTCTTTATTTTAGGCAGCATACCTTTTAGTTTAGGCTTTTTATTAGGCATACGTTGGCTAATTTATTTCTTCCTCGGTACCGAAAGAACTCGCATTCCTAGTTTAATCCTTACTGCCATCCTCATTTTAATCGGTTTTCAGCTTTGGATGTTTGGTTTAGTCGCCGATTTAATGGCAGCAAACAGACGACTTTTGGAAGATATTCAATTGCGTCTGCGTCGTCAAAATGCTGATGATAATCAAAACAAACTGGTATGA
- a CDS encoding ShlB/FhaC/HecB family hemolysin secretion/activation protein, whose amino-acid sequence MFRHRWSIALIAIAFFGSGGKVAAEAWKIGNKEDAIADEYNSIKLVELEISPETFSYPITITQLPNPVPPRTPEQPTPTLPTPREEPLEPTTPIPTVPEIRPEIPGTITVTQFEFVGNTAFSDEELAAVLADFTNKPLTFAELLQAEAKINDLYTQAGYLNSGAFIPAEQTLNPEQATVTIEIIEGGIEEIEITGTNRLNSSYIRSRLAAATAKPLNRESLLSALQLLQFDPLIENLSAELAAGSRPELSLLSVRVTEADSFKLETFVDNSRAPSVGSVRRGVRLTEGNLLGIGDRFFASYTNTDGSNAYDFSYSIPVNARNGKIILAGGFTDTEVVEPPFDRIDITGDSRYYEFTFRQPVILTPTREFALGITASRQESETELLGVNFPLSAGSDDEGKTKISTLSIFQEYSQRSPRSVLAIRSQFNIGLDLFNSTINEEPPDSRFFSWRGQTQYIHLLAPDTLFLIRSDLQLASRAIVPLEQFGLGGFQSVRGYRQDLILADSGWFASTELRYPVLRFARNEGVVQIVPFLDFGIAWNNGEKLDPDPNSLLGIGLGLQVNWHDQLSARLDYGIPLIKVESSDRTLQEQGLYFSVIYSPF is encoded by the coding sequence ATGTTTAGACACCGTTGGTCGATTGCCTTGATCGCGATCGCGTTTTTCGGTAGTGGTGGAAAAGTCGCAGCCGAAGCCTGGAAAATAGGAAACAAAGAAGACGCGATCGCAGACGAATATAACTCAATTAAACTGGTAGAACTAGAAATCTCACCAGAAACATTCAGCTACCCAATTACAATAACGCAACTTCCTAACCCAGTTCCCCCCAGAACGCCCGAACAACCCACACCAACATTACCAACACCAAGAGAAGAACCCCTCGAACCTACAACTCCTATCCCAACAGTTCCAGAAATTCGTCCCGAAATTCCGGGAACAATAACCGTAACTCAATTTGAATTTGTCGGCAATACAGCCTTTAGTGACGAAGAATTAGCCGCAGTTTTAGCAGATTTTACCAACAAACCTCTAACATTCGCCGAATTACTGCAAGCCGAAGCAAAAATTAACGACCTTTATACCCAAGCAGGATATCTCAATTCAGGCGCATTTATTCCTGCCGAGCAAACATTAAACCCCGAACAAGCAACAGTTACAATTGAAATTATCGAAGGAGGAATCGAGGAAATAGAAATAACCGGAACCAATCGCCTCAACTCCAGTTATATTCGCAGTCGTTTAGCAGCAGCAACCGCAAAACCTTTAAATAGAGAAAGTTTATTATCAGCCTTACAACTGTTACAATTCGATCCATTAATTGAAAACTTATCCGCAGAATTAGCCGCAGGTTCTCGTCCAGAATTAAGTTTACTTTCAGTGAGAGTAACCGAAGCAGACTCATTTAAATTAGAAACATTTGTGGATAATAGTCGCGCGCCCAGTGTAGGTAGCGTGCGCCGAGGTGTAAGATTAACTGAAGGGAATTTGTTGGGAATTGGCGATCGCTTCTTTGCTTCCTACACCAACACCGACGGTAGCAACGCCTACGACTTCAGCTACAGCATCCCAGTGAATGCTCGGAACGGCAAAATCATTCTCGCAGGTGGCTTCACCGACACCGAAGTTGTCGAACCCCCATTCGATCGCATCGACATCACTGGCGACTCGCGCTACTATGAATTTACCTTTCGCCAACCCGTCATTCTTACTCCCACGCGAGAATTTGCATTAGGAATCACCGCCTCGCGTCAGGAAAGCGAAACCGAACTTTTAGGAGTCAATTTTCCTCTCTCCGCCGGGTCAGATGACGAAGGAAAAACGAAAATTTCCACATTAAGTATCTTTCAAGAATATAGCCAACGCAGTCCGCGATCGGTCTTAGCAATTCGTTCCCAATTTAACATTGGACTAGATTTATTTAACTCGACAATTAACGAAGAACCCCCCGACAGTCGCTTTTTCTCCTGGCGAGGACAAACCCAATATATTCATCTTTTAGCCCCAGATACTTTATTTCTCATTCGTTCCGATCTACAATTAGCGTCCAGAGCGATCGTACCTTTAGAACAATTTGGCTTAGGTGGTTTCCAAAGCGTTCGCGGCTACCGTCAAGACTTAATTTTAGCTGATAGTGGTTGGTTCGCCTCCACGGAATTACGCTATCCAGTTTTGCGTTTTGCTAGGAATGAAGGAGTAGTGCAAATTGTTCCTTTTCTCGACTTTGGTATCGCTTGGAATAACGGCGAAAAACTCGATCCCGACCCAAATTCATTATTAGGAATTGGTTTAGGTTTACAAGTAAATTGGCACGACCAACTTAGCGCCCGTTTAGATTATGGCATTCCTTTAATCAAGGTGGAATCAAGCGATCGAACTTTACAAGAACAAGGCTTATATTTCTCCGTAATTTATAGTCCTTTCTAA
- a CDS encoding YihY/virulence factor BrkB family protein gives MRPVHFCGFFRHFNWRTLKKTFSRATERRLSGLSAEMAYNATLALFPAILAIVTAVGLFEDSLQFTLREKVSEYREIVPDLAWQLLRDFVESITQRKNKSLFSISFVAAIWISSGALSVAMNALDQIHQIPRKVRRPYWKAKLISIILTMAAIALLVVASFLVFISDLLMEAILAPNVTSLLLGIWHLIRWPVALAIVALTFAFIYRFGVSSWEEGRPILPGAMLAAFSWAGLSALFRLYVANFANYNKIYGAVGAVIVLMVWLHMSSLVMLIGDQLNAVVGEEMDKKAKRLAAIQAEEQMKRS, from the coding sequence ATGCGACCCGTTCACTTTTGTGGTTTTTTTAGACATTTTAACTGGAGGACGCTGAAAAAAACGTTCTCCCGGGCTACGGAAAGGCGCTTATCAGGCTTATCTGCGGAAATGGCGTACAATGCTACGTTAGCTTTATTTCCGGCAATTTTGGCGATCGTCACCGCAGTCGGTTTGTTTGAAGATTCGTTACAGTTTACACTGCGCGAGAAAGTCAGCGAATATCGAGAAATAGTACCAGATTTAGCATGGCAATTACTCAGGGATTTTGTTGAAAGTATTACCCAAAGAAAAAATAAAAGTTTATTTTCTATTAGTTTTGTTGCTGCTATTTGGATTTCGTCGGGGGCGCTAAGTGTTGCAATGAATGCTCTCGATCAAATTCATCAAATTCCGCGTAAAGTAAGGCGACCATATTGGAAAGCGAAATTAATTTCGATTATTCTCACAATGGCAGCGATCGCGCTTTTGGTAGTAGCTTCTTTTTTAGTATTTATTAGCGATCTGCTGATGGAAGCAATTCTGGCACCAAATGTCACTTCTTTATTATTAGGAATTTGGCATCTAATTAGGTGGCCCGTGGCTTTAGCGATCGTCGCTTTAACTTTTGCTTTTATTTATCGTTTTGGTGTCAGTAGTTGGGAAGAGGGAAGACCGATTTTACCAGGAGCAATGTTAGCTGCATTTTCTTGGGCAGGATTGTCAGCTTTGTTTCGGCTTTATGTGGCTAATTTTGCTAATTATAATAAAATTTATGGGGCAGTTGGTGCAGTAATTGTTTTAATGGTTTGGCTACACATGAGTTCTTTGGTAATGTTAATTGGCGACCAACTTAATGCAGTTGTTGGGGAAGAAATGGATAAAAAAGCGAAAAGATTAGCTGCTATTCAAGCCGAAGAACAAATGAAAAGATCGTAA
- the thrC gene encoding threonine synthase gives MALRLSAANLSEPKQNTSKRWLGLIEAYRPYLPVSESTPVVTLLEGNTPLIPVPAIAAEIGRGVEVAVKFDGLNPTGSFKDRGMTMAISKAKEAGAKAVICASTGNTSAAAAAYARRAGMRAFVLIPDGYVALGKLAQALLYGAEVIAIEGNFDDCLEIVRELAETHPVTLVNSVNPYRLEGQKTAAFEVVDALGDAPDWLCIPVGNAGNITAYWMGFCQYQQVGKSSKLPKMMGFQAAGAAPLISGKPVASPQTIATAIRIGNPANWEKARSVSEASQGEFHAVTDEEILDAYRLLASEEGIFCEPASAASVAGLLKVKERVPSGANVVCVLTGNGLKDPDTAIKHSKSQLNAGVKANSAAVAKIMGF, from the coding sequence GTGGCTTTGAGGCTATCTGCGGCTAACTTATCTGAACCAAAGCAAAATACCAGCAAGCGTTGGCTGGGCTTAATTGAGGCTTATCGCCCTTATTTGCCAGTGAGCGAGTCTACTCCGGTGGTAACGCTGTTAGAAGGAAATACGCCTTTGATCCCCGTACCCGCGATCGCTGCTGAAATTGGTCGTGGTGTAGAGGTGGCGGTTAAATTTGACGGTTTAAACCCTACCGGAAGTTTTAAAGACCGAGGTATGACAATGGCGATCTCGAAAGCCAAAGAAGCCGGAGCAAAGGCGGTGATTTGCGCTTCTACGGGGAATACTTCCGCCGCCGCCGCTGCTTATGCTCGTCGTGCGGGAATGCGAGCTTTTGTGTTGATCCCTGATGGTTATGTGGCTTTGGGGAAGTTGGCGCAAGCTTTACTTTATGGGGCGGAAGTAATCGCAATTGAAGGTAATTTTGACGATTGTTTAGAAATAGTCCGGGAACTGGCGGAAACTCATCCGGTAACTTTGGTCAATTCGGTTAATCCTTATCGCCTCGAAGGACAAAAAACCGCCGCTTTTGAAGTTGTTGATGCTTTGGGCGATGCTCCTGATTGGTTGTGTATTCCCGTTGGCAATGCGGGGAATATCACAGCATATTGGATGGGCTTTTGTCAATATCAGCAAGTAGGAAAAAGTAGCAAATTACCGAAAATGATGGGTTTTCAAGCCGCAGGTGCAGCCCCATTGATTAGCGGTAAGCCAGTTGCATCTCCTCAGACGATCGCCACAGCAATTAGAATTGGTAATCCCGCGAATTGGGAAAAAGCAAGATCGGTTTCTGAAGCTAGTCAAGGTGAGTTTCATGCTGTCACCGATGAAGAAATTTTAGACGCTTATCGGCTACTCGCCTCAGAAGAAGGTATTTTCTGCGAACCCGCATCCGCCGCATCCGTAGCTGGTTTACTGAAAGTAAAAGAGCGAGTACCCAGTGGTGCAAATGTGGTGTGTGTGTTGACGGGGAATGGATTAAAAGATCCCGATACAGCAATCAAACACAGTAAAAGTCAGCTTAATGCAGGAGTTAAGGCAAATTCAGCCGCCGTAGCCAAGATTATGGGATTTTAG